In Bacillus cytotoxicus NVH 391-98, the following are encoded in one genomic region:
- a CDS encoding fumarylacetoacetate hydrolase family protein: MRKIQFKCYGRSQIEEAELHITEDMVIWNGKEYKSHELALDIPTSGNIYGTLLNYKGALAALGNSVHELPYKQAPMAPILYIKPINTMIARGMPIPLPSEERELEVGAALGIVIGKRATKVREEEALTYIQGYTIVNDISIPHESVYRPAIKQKARDGFCPVGPWVIEKGAIQNPNDVSIQVYVNGILRQENHTKNLIRPVERLIADVTEFMTLYEGDILLVGVPENPPLVKNGDRIRIEIEGIGSLENQVVLEKELVRGGVR; the protein is encoded by the coding sequence ATGAGGAAAATACAGTTTAAATGTTATGGCCGATCCCAAATAGAAGAAGCGGAGCTACATATAACAGAAGATATGGTCATATGGAACGGAAAAGAGTATAAAAGTCACGAGCTTGCATTGGATATTCCAACTTCAGGAAATATTTACGGGACATTGCTCAATTATAAAGGAGCACTTGCCGCATTAGGAAATTCGGTACATGAATTGCCATATAAACAAGCGCCAATGGCTCCCATTTTATATATCAAACCGATAAACACAATGATTGCCCGGGGAATGCCGATTCCGTTACCGAGTGAAGAAAGGGAGTTAGAAGTTGGGGCAGCACTAGGAATTGTCATCGGAAAAAGAGCGACGAAAGTAAGGGAAGAAGAAGCGTTAACATATATTCAAGGATATACGATTGTAAATGACATCAGCATACCTCATGAAAGCGTGTATCGCCCAGCGATTAAGCAAAAAGCACGCGATGGATTTTGTCCAGTTGGCCCATGGGTGATAGAGAAAGGGGCTATTCAAAACCCAAATGATGTAAGCATTCAAGTATATGTGAACGGTATATTGCGGCAAGAAAATCATACGAAAAACTTAATTAGACCAGTGGAACGACTTATCGCAGATGTAACAGAATTTATGACTTTATATGAAGGAGATATACTGCTTGTTGGTGTCCCGGAAAATCCACCACTCGTAAAAAATGGAGACCGCATTCGAATTGAAATCGAAGGAATTGGCAGCTTAGAAAATCAAGTCGTTTTAGAAAAAGAACTTGTGAGAGGAGGAGTACGATGA
- a CDS encoding NUDIX hydrolase gives MKRIRDGSVYYVFPGGGIEDSETPEEATMREAIEELGVEVKVKECIAKVEFNGTQYFFLTEIIKGNFGTGEGAEFTDINRNRCSYLPMWVDIEMLSSIDVKPKEVALKVQALFK, from the coding sequence ATTAAAAGAATTAGGGATGGTTCTGTATATTATGTTTTTCCTGGTGGTGGAATTGAAGATAGTGAAACACCAGAAGAGGCAACAATGAGGGAAGCCATAGAGGAATTGGGTGTTGAAGTTAAAGTTAAAGAATGTATTGCGAAAGTTGAATTTAATGGTACACAATACTTTTTCCTGACTGAAATCATTAAAGGAAACTTTGGTACTGGTGAAGGTGCGGAGTTCACTGACATAAATAGAAACAGATGTTCATATTTGCCAATGTGGGTAGATATAGAAATGCTATCATCTATAGATGTAAAGCCTAAAGAAGTTGCTTTAAAGGTGCAAGCCTTATTCAAGTAA
- a CDS encoding response regulator aspartate phosphatase: MSVIVRNDRLIKLLNDWYIEIRSRHIAKAHSMKEQIDSLIQELKEEKQELLQKQDLLLYYSLLDFRYNYLIDNMSISKDSFNQVESFGTPTDERLSYYYHFFKAIYMSVTGSYTEAREHFDKAEVLLKHIPDELEEAEFHYKLGSFYYDIYKGLLSVKHVTKAKDIYLKFTGYETNIAFCENMLGLACTHLKEWELAEEHFTTAMDQFQKNNEEYYILMVRHNIGLLYASQNLSSLAIRYLSEVNLKTSGNYRAMFIEAQEHFKLKEHEIAGELIKKGLQICNALEHEEYQHRFMILDARNKNVSAEEFEKIVLAGNEYFEREELYTYMYESTEALAIKFYKEDNHTKASKYFYLSTQARKKVFDKGALK; encoded by the coding sequence ATGTCCGTAATCGTGAGGAATGACAGATTGATAAAACTATTGAATGATTGGTATATCGAAATTCGTTCAAGACATATCGCGAAAGCTCATAGTATGAAGGAACAGATTGATAGTTTGATTCAAGAACTAAAAGAGGAGAAACAGGAGTTATTACAGAAACAGGATTTATTACTTTATTATTCTCTGCTTGATTTTCGATATAATTATTTAATAGACAATATGAGTATATCGAAAGATAGTTTTAATCAAGTCGAATCTTTTGGAACACCAACAGATGAACGTTTATCTTATTATTATCATTTCTTTAAAGCAATTTATATGAGTGTTACAGGTAGCTATACTGAAGCAAGAGAACACTTTGATAAGGCAGAAGTCCTTTTAAAACATATTCCGGATGAGCTAGAAGAAGCTGAGTTTCATTATAAATTAGGCTCGTTTTATTATGATATATACAAAGGACTTTTATCAGTTAAACATGTTACTAAGGCAAAAGATATTTACCTTAAATTTACTGGTTATGAAACCAATATTGCTTTTTGTGAAAATATGTTAGGGCTGGCTTGTACTCATTTGAAAGAGTGGGAATTAGCTGAGGAACATTTTACAACTGCAATGGATCAATTTCAAAAAAACAATGAAGAATATTATATTTTAATGGTTCGACATAATATAGGATTATTATATGCAAGTCAAAACCTCTCAAGTCTAGCTATTCGATATTTATCTGAAGTAAATCTAAAAACATCAGGAAATTATCGAGCAATGTTTATTGAAGCACAAGAACATTTCAAGCTCAAAGAACACGAAATAGCAGGGGAACTGATTAAAAAAGGGTTACAAATTTGTAATGCATTGGAACATGAGGAATATCAACATCGTTTTATGATTTTGGATGCTAGGAACAAAAATGTTTCTGCTGAAGAGTTTGAAAAAATTGTATTAGCAGGAAATGAGTATTTTGAAAGAGAAGAATTATATACGTATATGTATGAATCTACGGAGGCTTTAGCGATTAAGTTCTATAAAGAGGATAATCACACAAAAGCAAGTAAGTATTTTTATTTAAGTACACAAGCAAGAAAGAAAGTATTTGATAAGGGGGCACTAAAATGA
- a CDS encoding fumarylacetoacetate hydrolase family protein gives MKRARIAYAGGIYYATEVDGKLQLDDGRMLVEEEVTWLPPVEPRTVFALGLNYADHAKELSFNAPTEPLVFLKGPNTFIGHRGQTYRPEDVTYMHYECELAVVMGKTARGVKKEEAYDYVAGYTVANDYAIRDYLENYYRPNLRVKNRDTCTPIGPWIVDASDIDDPMNLALRTYVNGELTQEGTTKDMIFSIRDLIAYLSSFMTLSKGDIILTGTPKGSVDTKVGDEVITEIEGIGRLINTIVGEETFSKR, from the coding sequence ATGAAACGAGCGCGCATCGCATATGCTGGTGGGATTTACTACGCAACTGAAGTAGATGGCAAGTTGCAATTAGATGATGGACGGATGCTAGTAGAAGAGGAAGTAACATGGCTCCCACCAGTTGAGCCGCGAACAGTATTTGCCCTCGGCCTAAATTACGCAGATCACGCAAAAGAGTTATCATTTAACGCGCCAACAGAACCCCTTGTCTTCTTAAAGGGACCTAACACATTCATCGGTCACCGTGGTCAAACATATCGTCCAGAAGATGTAACATATATGCACTATGAATGTGAGCTAGCTGTTGTTATGGGAAAAACAGCTCGAGGCGTTAAGAAAGAAGAGGCATACGATTACGTCGCTGGCTATACAGTAGCGAATGACTATGCAATACGGGATTATTTAGAAAATTATTATCGTCCAAATTTGAGAGTGAAAAACCGCGATACATGTACGCCAATCGGTCCATGGATTGTCGATGCATCCGACATTGACGACCCGATGAACTTAGCGCTCCGTACATATGTGAATGGCGAGCTGACGCAAGAAGGAACAACGAAAGATATGATCTTTTCCATCCGGGACTTAATTGCCTACTTAAGTAGCTTTATGACATTAAGTAAAGGAGACATCATTTTAACAGGTACGCCAAAAGGATCCGTCGATACGAAAGTAGGAGACGAAGTCATCACCGAAATTGAAGGAATAGGCCGTCTGATCAATACCATTGTTGGGGAAGAAACGTTTTCTAAACGATAG
- a CDS encoding solute symporter family protein: protein MDYKVVVMFGFIVIMTLVITYYASKKTSNARSFYTAGGGLKGWQNGFAIAGDFMSASSFLGLIGAISLLGYDGYFLMYGALVSYLVVLLLVAEPLRNLGKYTLADMITERFQNKKVRGITAFNALTISVFYMLAQLVAAGALFKLLLNIQYEISVVIVGLVMLVFVIFGGMTATSWVQITKAFLLLGGTFLIFIMVMSKFDFNVFRIFEEMKTATPLQEAYLHPGAKYTNGLDAFSLTLGLILGTAGLPHVLSRFLTVPNAKVARKSVAYSIWIIGLFYIMVIFLGFAAAKFVGATEIMKANPAGNMAAPLLAKILGGDMLFAVISAVSFATILAVVAGIVVTGATAFSHDFYNEIIREGKATEKEQLRMARFASIGITVFSIILALFVQKMNVAFLSSLALTVAASSNLPVILFTVYWKRFNIAGAITGMLVGLLGSMILVALSPSVWSPKVGEALFVGEPLFPLSSPGIVSIPLGFLGAYIGTILFAKRSKTGNFEEILVKSNTGSNVKGISHH from the coding sequence ATGGACTATAAAGTGGTAGTAATGTTTGGATTCATTGTGATTATGACGCTTGTTATTACCTATTATGCCTCGAAAAAAACAAGTAATGCGCGTTCTTTTTATACAGCTGGAGGGGGACTAAAGGGATGGCAAAATGGTTTTGCAATTGCCGGTGATTTTATGTCAGCCTCTTCTTTTTTAGGTCTTATTGGTGCGATTTCCCTTCTAGGATATGACGGATATTTTTTAATGTATGGTGCGCTTGTATCGTATTTAGTCGTTTTGCTCCTAGTGGCCGAACCGCTTCGCAATCTAGGGAAATATACATTGGCAGATATGATTACAGAGCGTTTTCAAAATAAAAAAGTGCGAGGTATTACGGCATTTAATGCCCTTACGATTTCTGTTTTTTACATGCTTGCACAGCTTGTCGCAGCGGGAGCGCTCTTTAAATTACTATTAAATATTCAATATGAAATATCTGTCGTTATTGTAGGGCTTGTTATGCTTGTATTTGTTATTTTTGGCGGTATGACAGCGACGAGCTGGGTACAAATTACGAAAGCATTTTTATTATTAGGCGGGACATTTCTCATTTTCATCATGGTAATGAGCAAATTCGATTTTAATGTTTTTCGGATTTTTGAAGAAATGAAAACAGCAACGCCCCTTCAAGAGGCTTACCTACATCCAGGTGCAAAATATACAAATGGATTAGATGCCTTTTCTTTAACGCTTGGCTTAATTCTTGGTACAGCTGGCCTTCCTCATGTTTTAAGCCGCTTTTTAACCGTTCCAAATGCAAAAGTAGCGAGAAAATCTGTTGCTTATTCCATTTGGATCATTGGCTTATTTTATATTATGGTCATCTTTTTAGGATTTGCTGCTGCAAAATTCGTTGGAGCTACAGAGATTATGAAAGCGAATCCAGCGGGAAACATGGCGGCACCATTGCTAGCCAAAATATTAGGCGGTGACATGTTATTTGCTGTTATATCAGCTGTCTCCTTTGCTACTATTCTTGCTGTCGTAGCGGGAATTGTTGTCACAGGGGCAACCGCATTCTCTCATGATTTTTATAATGAAATTATTCGAGAAGGAAAAGCGACTGAAAAGGAACAGCTTCGCATGGCGCGATTTGCTTCGATTGGCATTACAGTTTTCTCTATTATATTGGCATTGTTTGTTCAAAAAATGAATGTCGCCTTTCTTTCATCATTAGCATTAACAGTTGCAGCAAGCTCTAATTTGCCTGTCATTTTATTTACTGTATATTGGAAGCGTTTTAATATAGCAGGAGCCATTACAGGCATGCTCGTAGGTTTACTTGGCAGTATGATTCTCGTTGCGCTTAGTCCGAGTGTATGGAGTCCGAAAGTAGGAGAAGCGCTTTTTGTAGGAGAACCGTTATTTCCATTGTCTTCCCCAGGCATTGTCTCCATTCCGTTAGGATTTCTTGGAGCTTATATAGGTACAATTTTATTTGCGAAAAGAAGTAAGACGGGTAATTTTGAAGAAATATTGGTGAAGTCGAATACAGGAAGCAATGTGAAAGGTATTAGTCATCATTAA
- a CDS encoding 5-carboxymethyl-2-hydroxymuconate Delta-isomerase — translation MPHFIVEYTDNIKEEANMKELLKKVNDILISRSDIFPTGGIRSRAIELQDYYIADGQEEDAFVHATLKIGAGRTTQDKTETCDRLFNMMKEHFADLAAKRYFALSMELAEFNEAGTYKWNNIHERFRRKEKK, via the coding sequence ATGCCGCATTTTATAGTCGAGTATACGGATAATATAAAAGAAGAAGCGAATATGAAAGAACTATTAAAAAAAGTAAACGATATCCTTATTTCACGAAGTGACATCTTCCCAACAGGAGGGATTCGTTCAAGAGCAATCGAATTACAAGATTACTATATCGCTGACGGACAAGAAGAGGATGCATTCGTCCATGCGACGCTTAAAATTGGAGCCGGGCGAACCACACAAGACAAAACAGAAACATGCGACCGCCTATTCAACATGATGAAAGAACACTTCGCAGACCTCGCCGCCAAACGCTACTTCGCCTTATCCATGGAACTAGCAGAATTTAACGAAGCAGGAACGTATAAGTGGAATAATATACATGAGCGGTTTCGGAGGAAAGAGAAGAAATAA